One Sulfuricurvum sp. DNA segment encodes these proteins:
- a CDS encoding recombinase family protein: MLIGYMRVSTDGDRQSTDLQRDALISAGVDERNIFEDKASGAKDDRVGLTKALEYVKEGDVLVVWKLDRLGRSLPHLIEIISQLKSKGVGFRSLTEGMDTSSPSGELLFHVFGALAQFERSLIQERVNAGLAAARKRGRIGGRPRAIPQEKMDTILEALNNGMSKAAVCRTFEVKRSTLIDSLNRTKTI, encoded by the coding sequence ATGCTAATAGGATATATGAGAGTTTCAACCGATGGTGATCGCCAAAGTACCGATTTACAACGTGATGCATTGATAAGTGCCGGAGTGGATGAGCGTAATATTTTCGAAGACAAAGCATCCGGAGCCAAAGATGATCGTGTTGGCTTAACAAAAGCGTTAGAGTATGTAAAAGAGGGAGATGTATTAGTCGTTTGGAAATTGGATCGGTTAGGCAGATCCCTACCCCACTTGATTGAAATTATTTCACAACTCAAATCTAAAGGTGTCGGATTCAGATCTTTGACCGAGGGGATGGACACCTCCAGCCCGTCCGGAGAGTTGCTGTTTCATGTATTCGGAGCACTGGCACAGTTTGAACGCTCATTAATCCAAGAGAGAGTAAATGCCGGATTGGCAGCAGCGAGAAAAAGAGGACGTATCGGTGGACGACCACGAGCAATACCTCAAGAGAAGATGGATACTATTTTGGAGGCATTGAATAATGGGATGTCTAAAGCAGCAGTTTGTCGCACTTTTGAAGTTAAGCGATCGACTTTGATTGA